One window from the genome of Thermaerobacter marianensis DSM 12885 encodes:
- a CDS encoding ABC transporter permease: MALARPASRSRPAAGAPGQGAAAAARRPGWLSLVAGGLRLPDAPGPGTGPRPPLGLVLPAALVGLAMLLPVAYLFIRTAGAWDRVLDLLLRPGTWAIAGRSLGLVAAVTATGVVLAVPLAWLVARTDLPGRRFWAVVTVLPLAIPSYVGSFLYVVAAGPHGLLQRLLAPLGVERLPDLHGFWGAYLVMTLFTYPYILLPVRAALARLDPALEEASLSLGRGRWATFQAVILPQLRPAILSGARLVALYTLAEFGAVATLRYETFTWALYVQYQSAFDRAAAGGLALVLVAAALGILGLDAVLRERWRYHRDTPGTPRPPARVPLGRWRWPALAFCAAVALLALGVPLAVLVYWAVRGVLEGRWWDLLGPATLNSLAVSALAAVGTVAAALPVAALGARYPGPLSGLIDRASYVGFAIPGIVIALAMVFFGIRFLGPLYQTVALLVAAYVIVFLPTALGPLRASWLQVDPKLEEVARTLGRRPWQVLAGVTLPLVRPGLLAGAGMVFLVTLKELPLTLILSPAGFDTLATSVWNSITEAFFGQAAVKSLLLVAASAASVGWILRREGEWEA, from the coding sequence TTGGCACTGGCCCGGCCCGCATCGCGATCCCGCCCGGCAGCGGGTGCACCCGGCCAGGGGGCGGCCGCCGCCGCCCGCCGGCCGGGATGGCTGAGTCTGGTGGCAGGCGGCCTCCGGCTCCCGGACGCGCCAGGCCCCGGGACGGGGCCCCGGCCGCCGCTGGGGCTGGTCCTGCCGGCGGCCCTGGTGGGCCTGGCGATGTTGCTGCCCGTGGCATACCTGTTCATCCGCACGGCGGGGGCCTGGGACCGGGTGCTGGACCTGCTGCTGCGCCCGGGAACATGGGCCATCGCCGGCCGCTCCCTGGGGCTGGTGGCGGCGGTGACGGCGACAGGGGTTGTCCTGGCGGTGCCGCTGGCCTGGCTGGTGGCCCGGACGGACCTGCCGGGCCGGCGGTTCTGGGCCGTGGTCACGGTGCTGCCCCTGGCCATACCCAGCTACGTGGGCAGCTTCCTCTACGTGGTCGCCGCCGGGCCCCATGGCCTGCTGCAGCGCCTGCTGGCGCCCCTGGGCGTGGAGCGGCTGCCCGACCTGCACGGGTTCTGGGGAGCCTACCTGGTCATGACGCTGTTCACCTATCCCTACATCCTGCTGCCGGTCCGGGCGGCCCTGGCGCGGCTCGACCCGGCCCTCGAGGAGGCGTCGCTGAGCCTGGGGCGGGGGCGCTGGGCCACCTTCCAGGCCGTGATCCTGCCCCAGCTGCGGCCGGCCATCCTGTCGGGGGCGCGGCTGGTGGCCCTCTACACCCTGGCGGAGTTCGGCGCCGTGGCCACCTTGCGCTACGAGACCTTCACCTGGGCGCTCTACGTCCAGTACCAGTCGGCCTTCGACCGGGCGGCGGCGGGCGGCCTGGCGCTGGTGCTGGTGGCGGCGGCCCTCGGCATCCTGGGGCTCGACGCCGTCCTGCGGGAGCGCTGGCGCTACCACCGGGACACGCCGGGGACGCCGCGGCCCCCGGCGCGGGTGCCCCTGGGCCGGTGGCGGTGGCCCGCGCTGGCCTTCTGCGCCGCCGTGGCCCTGCTGGCCCTGGGCGTGCCCCTGGCCGTGCTGGTGTACTGGGCCGTGCGGGGTGTCCTGGAAGGCCGCTGGTGGGATCTGCTGGGGCCGGCCACCCTGAACTCCCTGGCCGTCTCCGCCCTGGCCGCCGTCGGTACCGTGGCGGCGGCGCTGCCCGTGGCGGCGCTGGGGGCGCGTTACCCGGGCCCGTTGAGCGGGCTGATCGACCGGGCCAGCTACGTGGGCTTCGCCATCCCCGGCATCGTCATCGCCCTGGCCATGGTCTTTTTCGGCATCCGTTTCCTGGGGCCGCTGTACCAGACGGTGGCCTTGCTGGTGGCCGCCTACGTCATCGTCTTCTTGCCCACGGCCCTGGGGCCGCTGCGGGCCTCGTGGCTTCAGGTCGACCCCAAGCTGGAGGAGGTGGCCCGCACCCTGGGCCGCCGGCCCTGGCAGGTGCTGGCGGGCGTGACCCTGCCCCTGGTACGGCCGGGGCTCCTGGCGGGGGCGGGGATGGTGTTCCTGGTGACGCTGAAGGAGCTGCCGCTGACCTTGATCTTGAGCCCGGCGGGGTTCGACACCCTGGCCACCTCGGTCTGGAACTCCATCACCGAGGCCTTCTTCGGCCAGGCGGCGGTGAAGTCGCTCTTGCTGGTGGCGGCTTCGGCCGCGTCGGTCGGCTGGATCCTGCGCCGCGAGGGAGAGTGGGAGGCGTGA
- a CDS encoding SDR family NAD(P)-dependent oxidoreductase, giving the protein MRLLITGGAGFIGSHLAELALLQGADVVVLDNFTANYDTALKQANVELLRRRAARATGGFRFVRGDVRNGELLDRLFARHRFTHVAHLAALPGVRPSLAEPRRYLEANVGGTVALFEAVRRHGRGVERVLVASSSSVYGAQPGPWREDMPLAPLSPYAASKAAAEQYALTYHRLLGVGVTCLRFFTVYGPRQRPDMAIAKFTACALAGRPIPVLGDIRSRRDYTEVGDVVRGAWAALLEPGADFQVYNLGSGRPVTLQDLIAALGRVLHRPIALDLQPPAPGDAPATWADISRARERLGYEPRVSLEQGLARYVAWVRARGPGYRGTTGTSCSGPRGNRPARHLTGHPSPAETVLCATALRITLRDEDHN; this is encoded by the coding sequence ATGAGGCTGCTCATCACGGGCGGGGCCGGGTTCATCGGCTCCCACCTGGCCGAGCTGGCCCTGCTCCAGGGTGCCGACGTGGTGGTGCTGGACAACTTCACCGCCAACTACGACACGGCTCTCAAGCAGGCAAACGTGGAGCTGCTGCGGCGGCGGGCCGCCCGGGCCACGGGCGGTTTCCGGTTCGTCCGGGGCGACGTGCGCAACGGCGAGCTGCTGGACAGGTTGTTCGCCCGCCACCGCTTCACCCACGTGGCCCACCTGGCCGCCCTGCCGGGGGTGCGCCCGTCGCTGGCCGAGCCGCGCCGGTACCTGGAGGCCAACGTGGGGGGCACCGTGGCCCTGTTCGAGGCCGTGCGCCGGCACGGGCGCGGGGTGGAGCGGGTGCTGGTGGCGTCGTCCTCGTCGGTCTACGGCGCCCAGCCCGGCCCGTGGCGGGAGGACATGCCCCTGGCGCCCCTGTCGCCCTATGCGGCCTCCAAGGCGGCGGCGGAGCAGTATGCCCTGACCTACCACCGCCTGCTGGGTGTGGGCGTGACCTGCCTGCGCTTCTTCACCGTCTACGGGCCGCGGCAGCGGCCGGACATGGCCATCGCGAAGTTCACCGCCTGCGCCCTGGCCGGCCGGCCGATCCCGGTGTTGGGCGACATCCGGAGCCGGCGCGACTACACCGAGGTGGGGGACGTCGTCCGCGGCGCCTGGGCGGCGCTGCTGGAGCCCGGCGCCGACTTCCAGGTCTACAACCTGGGCAGCGGCCGGCCGGTGACGCTGCAGGACCTCATCGCGGCCCTGGGGCGGGTGCTGCACCGGCCCATCGCCCTGGATCTGCAGCCGCCGGCGCCGGGGGACGCGCCGGCGACCTGGGCCGACATCTCCCGCGCCCGGGAGCGGCTGGGGTACGAGCCGCGGGTTTCGCTGGAGCAGGGGCTGGCACGGTACGTCGCCTGGGTGCGGGCAAGGGGCCCCGGCTATCGGGGGACCACTGGCACAAGTTGCTCTGGTCCACGCGGTAATCGGCCTGCCCGTCATCTGACGGGCCACCCTTCCCCGGCAGAAACCGTTCTGTGTGCGACAGCATTACGAATAACGTTACGAGACGAGGACCATAATTGA
- a CDS encoding AAA family ATPase produces the protein MAASPVRPFVEFIKIRNYKSIGRCEVRLNRLTVLVGPNGSGKSNFLDALRFVADALRTTLEHAIRDRGGINEVRRRSYGHPHNLGITLGINVPDGSRAIYEFQVGSSQDSGYQVVRESCKLAPASSPSSWIHSYVVERGRLREASFIGKGPDQIAIDRLYLTVVSALPEFRALYDGLSNMGFYNLNPDVIRDIQDPDPGELLDRDGRNMASVIRRLRETNPAVLERIIEYLQAVVPGVRSVDALHLQRKETLEFRQEVRGAKHPWKFSATNMSDGTLRALGVLVAAFQTQALRKFQVPLVGIEEPEIAIHPGAAVKLMDALLEAKRYTQILITTHSPELLDHPQLTDDMILAVEAEHGETYIAPVDQQIRQVIRNNLYTVGHLLRLGQLQPDRVGFEPLPRQLEFAFQQ, from the coding sequence ATGGCTGCTTCACCGGTGCGACCCTTTGTAGAATTCATCAAAATCCGAAACTATAAGAGCATCGGTCGTTGCGAGGTACGGTTGAATCGACTTACGGTACTGGTAGGGCCTAACGGATCGGGAAAGAGTAACTTCCTCGATGCCCTTCGCTTTGTGGCTGACGCCCTGCGCACGACTTTGGAGCATGCCATCCGGGATCGCGGCGGCATTAATGAAGTTCGGCGTCGCTCCTACGGTCATCCGCACAACCTCGGTATCACGTTGGGAATCAATGTCCCTGATGGTTCCCGTGCCATCTATGAATTTCAAGTTGGCTCGTCTCAGGATTCCGGCTATCAAGTTGTACGGGAGTCTTGTAAACTGGCGCCGGCTTCTTCGCCATCATCTTGGATCCACAGTTACGTAGTTGAGAGAGGTAGGTTGCGTGAAGCAAGTTTCATAGGGAAGGGGCCGGACCAAATCGCCATTGACCGGCTTTACCTCACGGTTGTATCGGCGCTTCCTGAGTTTCGGGCCCTGTATGATGGTCTGTCCAATATGGGTTTTTACAATCTGAATCCCGACGTCATTCGTGACATTCAAGATCCGGATCCTGGCGAACTTCTTGACCGGGATGGCCGGAACATGGCCAGTGTTATACGGCGGCTGCGAGAAACCAACCCCGCCGTGTTAGAGAGAATCATCGAGTACTTGCAGGCGGTCGTTCCCGGTGTTCGATCGGTGGATGCACTGCATCTCCAGCGCAAGGAAACACTGGAGTTCCGCCAAGAGGTTCGTGGAGCTAAGCACCCGTGGAAGTTTTCAGCCACGAATATGTCTGATGGAACCCTTCGAGCTCTGGGTGTGTTGGTTGCGGCTTTTCAGACCCAGGCGTTACGGAAGTTTCAAGTGCCACTGGTAGGGATCGAAGAGCCGGAGATTGCGATTCACCCTGGGGCAGCCGTGAAACTAATGGACGCCCTACTTGAAGCCAAGCGATATACACAGATTCTCATTACCACACACAGCCCGGAACTCTTGGACCATCCCCAGTTAACGGACGATATGATACTTGCGGTGGAAGCGGAACACGGGGAAACGTACATTGCGCCGGTAGATCAGCAGATTCGACAGGTGATCCGTAATAACCTTTACACGGTGGGGCACCTCCTGCGACTCGGTCAGTTGCAACCTGATCGCGTCGGCTTTGAGCCACTTCCGCGACAGTTGGAATTTGCCTTCCAGCAATAA
- a CDS encoding alkaline phosphatase family protein → MKAASAVEVTAARVWNLLNEGKSFYPLFNLGLLAVLVVSDPAWRRGALAGGGVGLAVALAASLPLVLAYVRWDFPLHLRWFLWPPFLAFGLLFGWPSPAALGLSAGLYLFFTVIVWGTIYYHLRTGTTLWNFLRFWKLVLKNADSTSGNAQEQLPKSFLTLAVWQHLLVAAAPQGAGAAAAGPGALAATGPGVAAAGSIAAGGTVLPTAATAGPGLPGDVGSAALPVFLFTLGTALYAAAVHRIGFNWRPAEYPDYAAAPAPLPRPSRRVVVIVIDGCRKDKLERAETPFLDWLAARGTRFDRMETVYPARTVVCFSSMFTGTYPREHGITSNLVLRLGVRVESVFDVLRRHGRQGVLLGIAHLIDAFGDDVRAITSVQHGDVVDGNIMAAARQILEQDDPDLLIVQLIATDQTGHARGVHDPQYLQRIREADAHIEAFFAWMHRHGYTRDTTFLICADHGQGDGIGGHGHLGEGERWVPFFLVGRNVARGRRVDRPHSIVSVAGTLMHLLGLPLPGRARGPVLEEALEPGAPDLAADLEGYFAGPTPARAASPVLAERGVSR, encoded by the coding sequence GTGAAGGCGGCATCGGCCGTTGAGGTGACGGCGGCCCGCGTCTGGAACCTGCTGAACGAGGGCAAGAGCTTCTACCCGCTGTTCAACCTGGGCCTGCTGGCCGTCCTGGTGGTTTCCGATCCCGCCTGGCGCCGGGGGGCCCTGGCGGGGGGCGGCGTCGGCCTGGCCGTGGCCCTGGCCGCCAGCCTGCCCCTGGTGCTGGCCTACGTCCGCTGGGACTTCCCCCTGCACCTGCGCTGGTTCCTCTGGCCGCCGTTCCTGGCCTTCGGGCTGCTCTTCGGCTGGCCGTCGCCCGCGGCCCTGGGACTGTCCGCCGGCTTGTACCTCTTCTTCACCGTCATCGTGTGGGGGACGATCTACTACCACCTGCGCACGGGAACGACCCTGTGGAACTTCCTCCGCTTCTGGAAGCTGGTGCTGAAGAACGCGGACTCCACCAGCGGCAACGCCCAGGAGCAGCTGCCCAAGTCCTTTCTCACCCTGGCGGTGTGGCAGCACCTGCTGGTCGCGGCCGCGCCGCAGGGGGCCGGGGCGGCCGCGGCCGGACCTGGCGCCTTGGCGGCGACCGGGCCCGGCGTCGCAGCGGCGGGTTCCATCGCGGCGGGGGGCACCGTCCTGCCGACGGCCGCGACGGCCGGGCCCGGACTGCCGGGAGACGTTGGGTCCGCCGCACTCCCGGTGTTCCTGTTCACCCTGGGCACCGCCCTTTACGCCGCCGCGGTCCACCGCATCGGGTTCAACTGGCGGCCGGCGGAGTACCCGGACTATGCCGCGGCCCCCGCGCCGCTGCCGCGGCCGTCGCGGCGGGTGGTGGTCATCGTCATCGACGGCTGCCGCAAGGACAAGCTGGAGCGGGCCGAGACGCCCTTCCTGGACTGGCTGGCGGCGCGGGGGACCCGGTTCGACCGCATGGAGACGGTCTATCCCGCCCGGACGGTGGTCTGCTTCAGCTCCATGTTCACCGGCACCTACCCGCGGGAGCACGGCATCACCAGCAACCTGGTGCTGCGGCTGGGGGTGCGGGTGGAGAGCGTCTTCGACGTGCTGCGCCGCCACGGGCGCCAGGGCGTGCTCTTGGGCATCGCCCACCTGATCGACGCCTTCGGCGACGACGTGCGGGCCATCACCAGCGTGCAGCACGGCGACGTGGTCGACGGCAACATCATGGCGGCGGCGCGGCAGATCCTGGAGCAGGACGACCCCGATCTGCTCATCGTCCAGCTCATCGCCACCGACCAGACGGGCCACGCCCGGGGCGTGCACGATCCCCAGTACCTCCAGCGCATTCGCGAGGCCGACGCCCACATCGAGGCCTTCTTCGCCTGGATGCACCGGCACGGCTACACCCGCGACACCACCTTCCTGATCTGTGCCGACCACGGCCAGGGCGACGGCATCGGCGGCCACGGCCATTTGGGGGAGGGGGAGCGGTGGGTGCCCTTCTTCCTGGTGGGGCGCAACGTGGCCCGGGGACGGCGGGTGGACCGGCCCCACAGCATCGTCTCGGTGGCGGGAACCTTGATGCACCTGCTGGGCCTGCCCCTTCCCGGGCGGGCCCGGGGGCCGGTGCTGGAGGAAGCCCTGGAGCCCGGGGCCCCGGACCTGGCGGCGGACCTGGAGGGCTACTTTGCTGGCCCGACGCCGGCGCGGGCGGCGAGCCCGGTCCTGGCGGAAAGGGGCGTGTCGCGGTGA
- a CDS encoding ABC transporter ATP-binding protein: MKGDGTPVIRCRGLVKRFGSTEAVAGLDLDVDRGEVLVLVGPSGCGKTTTLRLIAGFENPDAGRIELAGRTVAGGGRPVPPEARRVGFVFQEYALFPHLTVAQNIAFGLPRGPERRRRVREMVELVRLEGLEDRYPHELSGGQQQRVALARALAPRPEILLLDEPFSNLDADLRQQVREEVREILRRTGITAVLVTHDRREALNLGDRVAVMHRGRIEQVGTPEAVYYRPATPFVAEFMGPATLLEGRVEPGGIATELGFFRQGVGLAPGTRVRVLVRPDDVALRPCDGATAAARGAGTGAGAVGVITGRERRDGYYHYRVRLDSGTVVGSELVHVHDYPVGTRVRVTVHAGHPLHWLPAEDEPAAGGAGDPAAPAPSPHGRVTVGAGSGAGALGGGCRGPAGTGPSPAAPGRKEAPGAGRGAAGDARGDGAGAGTGPGTGTTAVATGRRDRA, from the coding sequence GTGAAGGGCGACGGGACGCCCGTCATCCGGTGCCGCGGCCTGGTGAAGCGCTTCGGGTCCACGGAGGCCGTGGCGGGGCTGGACCTGGACGTGGACCGGGGGGAGGTCCTGGTCCTGGTGGGGCCCAGCGGGTGCGGCAAGACCACCACGCTGCGGCTGATCGCGGGCTTCGAGAACCCCGACGCCGGCCGCATCGAGCTGGCCGGCCGCACCGTGGCGGGCGGGGGCCGGCCGGTTCCTCCCGAAGCGCGCCGGGTCGGCTTCGTGTTCCAGGAGTACGCCCTCTTTCCCCATCTCACGGTGGCGCAGAACATCGCCTTCGGCCTGCCCCGCGGGCCCGAGCGCCGGCGCCGGGTGCGCGAGATGGTGGAACTGGTGCGGCTGGAGGGCCTGGAAGACCGCTACCCCCACGAGCTCTCCGGCGGCCAGCAGCAGCGGGTGGCCCTGGCCCGCGCCCTGGCGCCGCGGCCGGAGATTCTGCTGCTGGACGAACCCTTCTCGAACCTGGACGCCGACCTGCGCCAGCAGGTGCGGGAGGAAGTCCGCGAGATCCTGCGCCGCACCGGCATCACCGCGGTGCTGGTGACCCACGACCGGCGGGAGGCCCTCAACCTGGGCGACCGGGTGGCGGTGATGCACCGCGGCCGCATCGAGCAGGTGGGGACTCCGGAGGCGGTCTACTACCGCCCCGCGACCCCCTTCGTGGCGGAGTTCATGGGCCCGGCCACGCTGCTGGAGGGGCGGGTGGAGCCCGGGGGCATCGCTACGGAACTCGGCTTCTTCCGGCAGGGTGTCGGCCTGGCGCCGGGGACGCGGGTACGGGTGCTGGTGCGGCCCGACGACGTGGCGCTGCGGCCCTGCGATGGCGCGACGGCGGCAGCCCGGGGCGCGGGAACGGGTGCGGGCGCGGTGGGCGTGATCACCGGCCGGGAGCGGCGCGACGGCTACTACCACTACCGGGTCCGGCTCGACAGCGGGACCGTGGTGGGCAGCGAGCTGGTTCACGTCCACGACTATCCCGTGGGCACCCGTGTTCGGGTGACGGTTCACGCCGGCCACCCCCTGCACTGGCTTCCTGCCGAGGACGAACCGGCCGCCGGCGGGGCCGGGGACCCGGCGGCGCCGGCGCCTTCCCCCCACGGCCGGGTCACGGTCGGCGCCGGGTCGGGGGCGGGGGCCCTGGGGGGCGGGTGCCGGGGGCCTGCGGGGACGGGCCCCTCGCCGGCCGCACCGGGTCGAAAAGAGGCGCCGGGCGCGGGGCGCGGGGCCGCGGGCGATGCCCGGGGAGACGGAGCCGGTGCGGGAACCGGGCCCGGGACGGGAACCACCGCCGTGGCCACCGGCCGGAGGGATCGGGCATGA
- a CDS encoding iron ABC transporter substrate-binding protein, producing the protein MRSLDSVVEPAPRADRSGGPEGSRRPRQRALRPWLRARGGWQRALRRPRGALRLVAVLALAGFVLSGCGVLGRSGRQELVVYSSRTQSLVHPLLEQFARETGIDIKVRYASTAELVNTLLEEGERSAADVLYLADAGGWGPLRQAGLLAELPQDVLEKVDPRFRSPDGQWVGVSGRSKVIVYNKNKIDPGRDLPDSVMDLTDPKWKGRIGWAPTHGEWQILVTAIRLTKGEDAARQWLEGMKANDPKEYPNLISIVRAVADGEVDIGVVNHYYVPRLMEELGPDFAARNYFLKNGDPGAVIDVTGAAILKSTKNREAAERFVRFLLSEEAQRYFTQETKEYPMIAGIPLPAGLPPMEELDPPAIDQSDLGQLQQTVELLRETGVLP; encoded by the coding sequence ATGAGGAGCTTGGATTCCGTGGTGGAACCGGCCCCGCGGGCCGACAGGTCCGGCGGGCCTGAGGGTTCTCGCCGCCCGCGGCAGCGGGCGCTGCGCCCGTGGCTGCGGGCCCGGGGGGGATGGCAGCGGGCCTTGCGGCGGCCCCGGGGGGCCCTGCGGCTGGTGGCGGTGCTGGCGCTGGCCGGGTTCGTCCTGTCGGGGTGTGGCGTGCTGGGGCGCAGCGGCCGGCAGGAGCTGGTGGTCTACTCGAGCCGCACCCAGAGCCTGGTCCACCCGCTGCTGGAGCAGTTCGCCAGGGAGACGGGCATCGACATCAAGGTCCGCTACGCCAGCACGGCGGAGCTGGTCAACACGCTGCTGGAGGAAGGGGAGCGGAGCGCGGCCGACGTGCTGTACCTCGCCGACGCCGGCGGGTGGGGGCCGCTGCGGCAGGCGGGCCTGCTGGCCGAACTGCCCCAGGACGTGCTGGAGAAGGTCGATCCCCGCTTCCGCTCGCCCGACGGCCAGTGGGTGGGGGTGTCGGGCCGTTCCAAGGTCATCGTCTACAACAAGAACAAGATCGATCCCGGGCGCGACCTGCCCGATTCCGTCATGGACCTGACCGACCCCAAGTGGAAGGGTCGCATCGGCTGGGCGCCCACCCACGGCGAGTGGCAGATCCTGGTCACCGCCATCCGCCTCACCAAGGGGGAGGACGCCGCCCGCCAGTGGCTGGAGGGCATGAAGGCCAACGATCCCAAGGAGTACCCCAACCTGATCAGCATCGTCCGCGCCGTGGCCGACGGCGAGGTGGACATCGGGGTCGTCAACCACTACTACGTCCCGCGCCTGATGGAGGAACTCGGCCCGGACTTCGCCGCCCGCAACTACTTCCTGAAGAACGGGGACCCCGGCGCGGTGATCGACGTGACGGGGGCCGCCATCCTCAAGTCCACCAAGAACCGGGAGGCGGCGGAACGGTTCGTCCGGTTCCTGCTCAGCGAGGAGGCCCAGCGGTATTTCACCCAGGAGACCAAGGAGTATCCCATGATCGCCGGCATCCCGCTCCCGGCGGGCCTTCCGCCCATGGAGGAGCTGGACCCGCCGGCCATCGACCAGAGCGACCTGGGGCAGCTGCAGCAGACCGTCGAGCTGCTGCGGGAGACCGGGGTGCTGCCGTAG
- a CDS encoding glycosyltransferase family 2 protein, which translates to MRRVAAVPLPGGKAARAAGMAPWPARPAVRAGGPASPAAGPAPPPAGSSRPLVVVFLPAYNEAEAIGDVLRRIPRPAWPGWRTLVMVLDDGSTDGTGDVARAAGADLVVRHPRNRGLGYTVRQALRLAYRLGADAAVMIDADGEYPPETIPHVLAPIVEGRADYVLGSRFRGRIRGMRWYRRLGNYAFTLLQAVILRRWLSDGQTGLRAFSRPALRDGRIVHDYNYAQVLNLSLLRQGYRLAEVPIAYRVRETGESFIRFRDYVRRVLPAIWRELTLPVERRGAVGPRGAAAASRSGRTRPPGVPAGETPRRQGVPVSATGPGGPGPGTGARGAPARVPRDGAPAGRASDHAAEGRPRSGAPGDRARGGSPG; encoded by the coding sequence GTGAGGCGGGTCGCTGCCGTCCCGCTGCCCGGGGGGAAGGCGGCCCGGGCCGCGGGCATGGCGCCGTGGCCCGCCCGTCCGGCGGTGCGGGCCGGCGGGCCGGCCTCGCCGGCCGCCGGGCCCGCGCCGCCGCCCGCCGGTTCATCCCGGCCGCTGGTGGTGGTGTTCCTGCCCGCGTACAACGAGGCCGAAGCCATCGGTGACGTGCTCCGGCGCATCCCGCGGCCCGCCTGGCCCGGCTGGCGCACCCTGGTGATGGTCCTGGACGACGGGTCCACCGACGGGACGGGCGACGTGGCCCGGGCCGCCGGGGCGGATCTGGTGGTGCGCCATCCCCGCAACCGCGGGCTCGGGTACACGGTGCGCCAGGCCCTGCGCCTGGCCTACCGGCTGGGCGCCGACGCCGCCGTGATGATCGACGCCGACGGCGAGTACCCGCCCGAGACGATCCCCCACGTGCTGGCCCCCATCGTGGAGGGCCGGGCCGACTACGTCCTGGGCTCCCGCTTCCGGGGCCGGATCCGCGGCATGCGCTGGTACCGGCGGCTGGGCAACTACGCCTTCACCCTGCTGCAGGCGGTCATCCTGCGCCGCTGGCTCAGCGACGGCCAAACGGGGCTGCGCGCCTTCAGCCGGCCCGCGCTGCGGGACGGCCGGATCGTCCACGACTACAACTATGCCCAGGTGCTGAACCTGAGCCTCCTGCGCCAGGGGTACCGCCTGGCCGAGGTTCCCATCGCGTACCGGGTGCGGGAGACCGGGGAGTCCTTCATCCGCTTCCGCGACTACGTGCGCAGGGTGCTGCCGGCCATATGGCGGGAGCTCACCCTGCCGGTGGAGCGGCGGGGGGCGGTGGGGCCTCGGGGAGCGGCCGCGGCTTCCCGGTCCGGTCGAACCCGGCCGCCCGGCGTTCCGGCCGGTGAGACGCCGCGGCGTCAAGGCGTCCCGGTCTCGGCGACAGGCCCGGGCGGCCCTGGGCCGGGAACGGGGGCCCGAGGTGCCCCAGCCCGTGTTCCCCGGGACGGTGCCCCGGCAGGCCGGGCGAGTGACCATGCCGCGGAAGGCCGGCCCCGCAGCGGCGCCCCAGGAGATCGGGCCCGGGGCGGTTCCCCGGGATAA
- a CDS encoding DUF4276 family protein has product MRIASIVEGHGDVDAVPALLRRIAHACGAYDVRILPPIRVARTHIRANDPELERVVELARYRLQGSGGLIVVFDADTDCPAQLGPSLQQELEKKVAPVKTAVVLAKMEFEAWFLAAIESLRGFRGIRENAVPPPDPESIRGAKEELRRMMVPERGYGETVDQVAFASRFDLQLARSRSPSFDKFYREVMRLLSCEERTGVRR; this is encoded by the coding sequence ATGCGGATTGCGAGTATCGTCGAGGGGCATGGTGACGTAGACGCCGTGCCCGCGTTGCTTCGCAGGATTGCCCATGCATGTGGGGCATACGACGTGAGGATTCTTCCTCCGATTCGCGTAGCTCGGACGCACATTCGGGCCAACGATCCTGAACTCGAAAGGGTCGTGGAACTGGCCAGGTATAGGCTTCAAGGGAGCGGTGGCCTGATTGTTGTGTTCGACGCTGACACGGACTGCCCGGCTCAGTTGGGTCCCAGTCTTCAACAGGAGCTAGAAAAAAAGGTCGCCCCGGTCAAAACGGCAGTGGTGTTAGCCAAAATGGAGTTTGAGGCATGGTTCCTTGCAGCTATTGAATCGTTGCGAGGTTTCCGTGGGATTCGTGAGAATGCGGTACCTCCCCCCGACCCTGAATCGATTCGTGGAGCCAAGGAGGAACTACGGCGGATGATGGTGCCTGAGCGGGGTTATGGCGAGACAGTGGATCAAGTTGCGTTTGCGAGCCGGTTCGATCTGCAGTTGGCCCGGAGTCGCAGCCCGTCTTTCGACAAGTTTTACCGTGAGGTCATGCGGCTCTTGTCTTGTGAGGAACGGACAGGAGTCCGACGGTGA